The nucleotide sequence CAAGCTCCTAAACTCAATAGTTCTTTAGCGATGGGAGAGGCATTAGTGGCTTTAGAGCAGGCCTGGTGGGAAGCGGTGGCCGCCAAGAGTTTTGCAGCGGTAGGAGTATTAGGGAAATTTCCCGACTTTTCGCGGTTTTTTCAAGACTTGTTTGATCATTTTGCCCTCGCGGATCCCTGGTACGTTTATGAAGATGTCCGGCAAGTTTTAAGTTCATGGCAAGAAATGGGAATCCGGTTAGGGATTTTATCGAATTTTGATAGTCGCCTCTATCCAGTATTAGAAGCCCTTGATCTGGCCCCCTTTTTTGATTCGGTGACTATTTCCACCCATGTTGGTGCAGCTAAACCTGACTCGAATATTTTTAATATTGCCCTCGAACACTACAACCTTGAACCCGTCCAGGCCTGGCACATTGGCGATAGTTGGTCGGAGGATGTGGTCGGGGCATATCAAGCTGGATTAGGGGCCATTTGGCTGAATCGGACTGGAAAACCACTCCCCAGGCCTGGAATTGCCTTGCAGGTGGTGACTAGCTTGACTGAACTATCCCTCTTAGGACTGTAGCGGCGATGATCGGACTAGACGTTGCGGATCAATGGCTAGACAGTGGACATTGTTCTCAGGCCGCCGCTGTTTATGAATGTCTCATTGCTGAGAATCCCGATCAACTGACCTGCTATCAAAATTTAGGCCTAGCTTACCTACTTCAGGGCGAAGACGTTGCTGCACAGGTGGCCTGGTTCACCCCTTTAGATTTTTTGCCTGACGGGGAAGCTGAGAGTTATCAAGAGAGTTTACTCAACCGTTTATTTGAGATGGCTCTGCACCTGGAATCCCAACAACAGGATTTAGCGGCTTGGCTGGTTCGTCAATATTATCGGCAGTTTCAACCGGAAAATTTGATAAATTTAATTGCCCTGATTCAACTAGACATTAAACTCAATAAATTAACAGCGGAATCCCTCTTGGCCTGGGATCTCATCCCGCTACTCCAGGAATTTGGCGGAACTCTAAAACCAGAGACATTGGAGCAGTTTCTCTTAGCTCTGTTTCCCTGCTATCCTGTTGGGCAATCTGGAGATAAAGATATTAGCCAGGACATGATTACCCAATGCATCCAAGTTGGCTTAAGGTTTGTCCCCGATCTTCCGGCCCTGATCCTGAAATTCTCCCATCTCGCCTACAACCATACTTATCTGCCCAACTAT is from Synechococcus sp. PCC 6312 and encodes:
- a CDS encoding HAD-IA family hydrolase, whose protein sequence is MAGAAVLAMVGIGKNQRPQAIFLDAVGTLFGIRGSVGEIYANFAAQAGVIVDPTQLDQAFMTSFAQAPKLNSSLAMGEALVALEQAWWEAVAAKSFAAVGVLGKFPDFSRFFQDLFDHFALADPWYVYEDVRQVLSSWQEMGIRLGILSNFDSRLYPVLEALDLAPFFDSVTISTHVGAAKPDSNIFNIALEHYNLEPVQAWHIGDSWSEDVVGAYQAGLGAIWLNRTGKPLPRPGIALQVVTSLTELSLLGL